The DNA sequence AAACTGGATTCTATACAGGATATAAGGTAAGTGGAGAAGCAACGTGTCATAATTACTGGGCTGTGCTCACTAAACATTTTGCCTTTTCTCAACTGAAGGTTGCTGCTCTTCAGTTTGGGGTTTGTGGGAGAGAGGTGATTTGTATAAGGGTACTGATTTTCAAGGACAAGTTCGCTCAGGTGAATGCGTTTTCCCACTTATTTTGGGAAGAACTTCTGTATAATCAATTTAAGAACGTATTTAAAGGTAATGTTATACTTACAGTGGGAAAAACATCAGATACTACTTTGTCCTGATTCTAAATTTTACATGGGCTTTTCTGAGAATTTAGGTGCTACTGATCTACCAGTTGTCTTTCTTCCATGAGATTGATAGTTTCCCTGCCCTGAGCTGGATTTAGTTTACTACTGTGAATAGCAGTAAACAATctcaaagaaatgttatttttatttatcttcaaagcatttcttttatCAAATTGAATTTATCAGTGCTCTTGCTAATGTTTAATGTGTTGCCCTCATACAAAATTACTTAAAACCAGGCCCCAGTGCAAAAgttccaagcttttttttttcttgcctctaTTCTCCCTGGGCCATTATAGCATAGGCTGCTGTCCTTTTCTGCTTTAAACGGCACCGTCAGTCCCAACAATCTTTTCTGTATGTCTGAGGAACCTGCTTATGAAATAGTCGTTAAATGGGACTGCATTTCTTTGCAGAACTGACTGCCCTTCTGGTCCTCAGTTATTCCCCATTGGCCCCTTAGGAAAGGAAGTTTTCTTCAAGAATGATGGTGATTCGTCTCTCCTTTTGGTCTCTTGAGAATTGTTCCAAGTTTTCTTTAGTTTTAGTTTCCACTGCACATGAAAGACCTTTTCACAAATTTGAATCAGGGACTTGCCTCAGGCAACCACTTTCATCACATAAAACTTTGTAAGTAATAGTAGCAAAATCCTTATTGCTTTAGAAGTTCACTGAAAGCAGACTTTTGGCTTCAGCAGGACAAATGCTTTTTGTTCAGCTGTATTTTCTACATCGGGCTTAAAATTCCTCTTAAGACGGAAGTCGGCAACACCCTGACTAATATTCCTGCTTTGGCTAGTTTATTTAAGAAATCTAAAACCTAATGCTTAAAATGTTCAATGTGTAAGTGTgaaaccttctctttttttaggATCTTGTCAGTTTTGATGATCAGCATATCTGATGTTATCTCACAGAGTTTTCGAGATCGATTACTACAGAAGGCTGAACAGCTcttggaggaagaggatgaagtcTACTTCAACTATGCCAAAAGAATAACACTGTTTCTTCAAAACGTTAAACTGGCATATCATCCATTGCTGGAAAAATGCAACAAGATTTTCCTTAAAAGTGCCTGCCGTCTTGATATACACAATATTAATCTTATTTTTGGACTGTATGAGCAGCTTGGTTTTGACAGTGCTGAATTCCGCTTGGTTGCTAAACAGCTGCTGTCTGAATCTATAGATGATTATAACGATCCCGAAACTTTTACAAAATTGTTTTTTACCCTTGGGCCTATGGCAGGACCCAAGGTAAGAGAAAGGTAAAtttagtaacatttttattttatttatgatttataCCTGCTCTTACAGAGAACCCTTCAGCATTCAGTAAGCAACTAGAGCATAGATAGTACTGAGCTGCAGCTCTAACTCCGCATGTTTTTCCTTGTACCATATAGAAAATACTCTTCTGGGATGGTATCAGTCATGGGCCTTTCAAAACTATTTTGGGGGGCAGTCTGCAGTTTTAGGCTGAATTGACTGTAGTAGTTATGATTAGTCATATTTTCAGACTTTTCTGCATAAGCATTAGCTCCCTGTTAGAGATGTGAATATACTGGCACATTCAGTTATGCAAGCCTGTATTGGTTTTGCCTTAAATAGTTCcataagcttttcctttttttttttttttttttttttttttagtaaaagtaAATGTGAGGCAGAAGTCATTAGCCTTATTTTTCCCAGAACCAGTTCAGCTCATCTGTGATTCTGTTACATGTAGCCTGTTGATTGATGGTGAATTGTTCAGTGTCTTAAGAGTATCTTCCCTGCTTTTGTCTACCTGCAGAAGTGTTTGATTCACTGTTTTTTAGCATCAGAGCAACGTGTACTGATCTTACGCATTTTCATCTTCTTATCTGTCCCATACAAATTGTTGTTCAGAAGAAGGGTACACAGAACAAAGGTCTCTAGTTTGGGGGACTCCGTTTTCCCAAATTTCCTTAAGTAGTTATGTTGgtacttttcctccttttctagaCAAATATAATTGCTACAATGTTTGCTGCAAATTTTTGACAGTTTTTCTTTCGAAAAcgtatcttttcttttcctctttaggTTGCTAGTTACTGCAGTGGCCATGGCAGAAGGATTTAGCAGTCATCAAGTATTGGTAATACTAAAGACgatgcagaaaatgaaatgtagAAATTCTCATCTACTCCgaaagtaatttttttgataCTAGTAGAAAATTGTATTCTCTAGGAAAACTACTTCCATTTACTATGGAAAACTATATAATATCCAATAAATTGGTGGTGGAGGGGTAGGTAGTTCTGTTTCTCATAGACAAATGCAGACGCTTTATATATAATTAGCTATTACAGACTTTAGACTATCACATCTGACCAAAAGTATTTGGGGCAATTCAGGAATTGTCACAGAAAGGCAATTCTATCTCGCCAGGATAGTATAGTATAGTTCTTAGCTTATTTACAAATATGTGATCCTATTTGAGTAAACACAGCCTCTAACATTTCACTGAAATCGTTGTTAACTAATGAGACAAATGAGAATGTAGTAAGTTGCAGAGAATGTGTCCTATCTAGCAGATCCTATTATTATTGTGAATTGTTTCTTCCGAAGCTATCATGCCCTATTTTAAACTATTAAGAATTGCACCTTTAAGTAAGAATTGGGGCCAGATTTCCTGCAATTGTTAACTGAGCACGGTTTATAGGGAGAGGTAATATCTTTGACGCAATGAAGGGAAAAGCAGTTGAGGTTTTGGGCCTGGAAGACTGTCATCAGATATGTCACAGCTGCAGTAGGATTAACTGCAGTTTGTGAGCAACTACTCCAGATTGAATGTAGTTGTATGAGCCAAACAGATCCTTGGAAAAAAAGGAGCAGTGTAGTGTTCATGGGAAGATCGCGTGAATTCATGCTTTTTCTCCTTGAACCTCACTGGTTGAAGAAGGTCTAAGAGAAAATATTACCTCTTCCTATAAATCTAGCCCTGACTTGCAGCTTTAGACCAACATAGCCATAGCAGCACTACTGTTACCTTATAAGTGAGTGCAGTTGTGCTGAAGGTGGTGATACTGTTCTAGTGTATTGCATTGCAGGTCTTGCTTCAGTCATTCTGATGATCTAAATTTAACAAATTGTAAAATCTGCATCAGAAATTATTAGAGTGGAGCAGCTGTTTTGCTGTGATGAAGGCTTTAATCCTGCAATTCACAAAGCAGAGAGAGGCTGCTGTGTCTACGCAGAATACCATCAAAATGACTGGGATGGAGAGGGGCCCAGGGTGTATGCAGCCCTCCACTTAGGTACCATGCACTGTGGCATACCTCTTCTTCCTGTGAGGTATTGCGCTTTGTAATGTCTTCCACATTAGTATAATAGCATCATCTTTCTCTGTTTGTATTCAGAATGGCTTCTATTCTGCACAAACATTTGGATAACTGTAGCATATTACAGTTGGTAAAGTTAACACAGTACTTGGTATTGCTGCATTGCCACGATCTGGAGCTGTTTGACAAGCTAAAAAAGTTGCTACTTGGGTAAGCATGTCTTCTTGGAAAAGTAATTGCCCGTTTAGTGTAAGTTTTAAACGCTTTTctgcttaatattttaaataacaagcaGAGGTGTTAAATTGTATTGTTTTGCTTTCATAAAATACGAAGAAGTAACAAACTGTTAAAACAGTTTGATTCTATTAAACATAAACCAGAGAATAGGACATGGTTGTGGTCTTGGCTGTAGACCTAGTAGTATCAGCTAATAAATGTGGTATCTTTTCAAATAGATTCATTTCCCATTGCAATATAATGACATTCAACAGGTAATTTTGATCGTTACTTTATAGGGAGGATAGGTGTTAACGACTTTGATGTTTGAAGGAACAAGTGATGATAAATGTGCAGTAAGGATGCTGAGGTCAGAACAACTGAAAGTACAGAGCAGAAGTACTCTCCTTTTGACTGAAGAACTTTCAGGTTAGGCCTCCGGTTGCACAGTTGCCACATAGAGAGGAAGCCATCTCAGGAGTCACAGGAGAAGAGATCTGCCACGACTGCTTCCACCGCTCCACCGCTCTGTAGGAGTGCAGTCCTCTGGCTGGACATCTTTTTTTGTTGACGATGCCTTTGTGTTCCTGAGGCAGCATCCAGGTCTCCTGCAGAGAAAAAGTTCATTTGCTAATCGCTGAAATTATCCGGGTCCTAGAAACCCAAAGATTCAGTATCTGCCCTCATTAAGGACTTCTGTGTTTCATCAGTAGCACTTGAAGCCTCACCAGCTGACTAAGATGCTGCCTGTCATCTTACCTTTTCAAATTTGAAttgattagaaggaaaaaaaataatctcagAATAACAAAAGCTGGTAGACAGCATCTGTGTGAACTTCTACTATGTCATTAATTTTCTACATCTTACATGTTTGGGATGATGTGCAGCTTTAACTTTTCAAATAGAATTTTCATGTGCATCATTTATATGCTTTTTGTGAACGTTTGCACTTGGTCAGTACTGatgttctgcttttatttctgtctcttccAGTTTTTTAAAATCTAGTGTCATACCTGCTGACATTGCTGCAATAATTCGTGTTCTGGCCATGCTTCCTTCCTTTCAAGAGGAGGAAATCATTATAAACAAAGCAACTGCAGTTCTGCCTCAGTGCAGGCTCCCTCATTTGAATTGCATTGCTACAGCTCTTGTCAAATGGAATCATTATGACCAGTTACACTGgcaaaaaaacacttcagagctATGTGCTAAGCTTCTACAGAAAGTAAATGACTATGGATTTCAGAGGCTTCAGAAAGCTGACAACTTAGATCTTCTGTTGGAAGAACTTACATATGTGAATGGAGAATGGTTTGAAGAAGTCCTCAGTGAGGAAACTATGGCTACATGTCAGCGCTTGATAGACCAAATAACATGGGCAAATGTgttacagttttccttttttctcataaaaacaaACTGCTGCTCTGCTTCGTTACTTGACAGAATAGCTTCTGTGACTGTTCAAAATATAGACAAGgtattacagtttttctttcgATCTACTGTATAAGTTATTCAATAAAAGGCCAGGTTGGTAGCAAATGGAATAGCATTCAAGCCCCAGAAGTCCATTGACTTTAATGCTTTTAAGTAGAGGGTTTTATTGTCTTGAACCCACCGTTTTAAGTGAGAGAGAGGATTTTGCTGAAATGTAGAACGTTATTTTTGTAGATAGTATACATAAGTCACCTTTTCAGCTCACTTGTAATAGTTTTATGTGTAGCAGTTTTGTATTAATAGAATGAAAGTATTGTTTAAAATATAGATTTGGGTTTGGCTGCAGTTTTAGAAGTAGAATAACGTCTAAATCATTGTAGCTGCCTCCTACTTTTCCATGAAGGACGCAGCTTATAGTGGTCCTCCTATATTGGAGCAAAAGTCATTCCAGTTCAGAATCCTGGCTTTGACAAAGGTAAGAACAAGTTGGTAGCAAGGACAAATGAAGTACAGGTATTGAGATCCTTTCCTTGGAACAGCTTCCCAGTAGTGCTGAGATTTTCTGGACTAAATGTTGCCTCTGGATAATCCTGTTTAATAGTATAGCTGCTAATGGATCTGtcctctgtggtttttttttttttgagattgatTTTTTTAAGCCTTTACAAAACAGAATGCAGTGGCAGTGATTTTTTTACAAAGTAATAATGGTTTGTTTAAAGGGTTTTGTTCTGTTCCTTAATCTGTGGTCTGAAAATTTCACTGGGTATCAGTTTATATGAAGAGATGTGTTTGCCCTCTCCACAGCTATATGTGTTTAAGGGAAAGACAGCATGGTACGAGGATAGTTCTTTTTCTATTCTCTGTTGCTTTCctaataaagaaaaacacacactaAATGCTAGGGATTTCTTCTGAGCTTTAAATTAATCTATTTCAGAGAACAATTCACAGTGTTTCTAAAAGTTTTCTTCAGTGTAGCTAATTTGGAGTTCATCACTGTCTGGGTACACTCAAGGCAGTTTTTCTTCCGTATACGTTATTTTGCACTTActgactttcttctttttaattttcctttcttattttattattcagtCACTCAGTGTTAGAAGGTCGACCATAATCCTTGGCATTCAGCTTTATATTTGGCCATGCTtaaatcattttttgttttttttacaaaagtcACATCACATGGTATATGTTTTTACAGCACCTGTTCTTATGGGGATCTCCCACCAGTTTGTCTCTGTGGtcaaaattactgtattttctttatactttttccttcattttaatctGCTATTTATATAGAAGACCTTCTATTGTAGCCTATGACAATTTAGTTTCCTTGAGAGCCCTTGATGGGAAAGCTTGTTAAGAGCTTGTTAAAATCTAAGTATACAGTAACACTTGGATCTTCTGCatcaagcattttaatttttggcAGTGTCTGCAGTTTTAATGATTTgtgcattctttaaaaatatttttgtccagGAAAAGCTGAGAAATAAAACGAATATTAAAATTAGCTCATCTAGTCTTAAGTCTCCCAGTTTTGAGTGACTTATAACACCCTTTCTATTGTAAAGTAATATTAGAATATTTTGCAGTGGCTTAATTTAGGGTGTCTCTTTTTGCAGATCCATccctttgaaatatattttattctctacCTTTTCTCTATTCTGAACTATGACCCTCCTGCCAATGAAGAGTTCTTTGAGAATTGCATCCAGCCTCTTAGCTCTAACTTGAGTAAGTGCATTAGCCAGTGGTACGGTGACACCAAATAAACACTGAAAGATATCATTTGTACTGACAAAAATGGGAGTAGAATGGCACTTTTTTTAagccaaggaaaaaaatgcatttgtatgTTACCACTACTGTTCTGCAAGATTCAGTGTGTTTCTCTTGGGTTTTCAAACTTCATTTCATCCTCTAAAATTGCTGTTGATAGGGGACTAGCAAGGTATCTTGAACTGTAAtataaagaaagtgaaaattcGGATTAATTGATATGCTGTCATTGGAAATAATTGTTGCAGTGTTCCCCAGGGAATTATCATTTGGGAACAGCGTTTTATGGTCGATCACAAAGAAATGTTGAGGTAGTGGAGGAAAATGTACAGAGATTCAAAATTGTTTTGGCTGACGATACAGCCTCAGAGAACTGTGTGAAAATTTACTTGCTACTGAAATATTGtggggttgtcttttttttttttttttttttaaaagactaacTCATTTCCTCCTGCAAGAACTGGGAAGGGTTACCTTACACCTTGGTGCAGTTGTGCAAAGGTGCTCCTCCATCTGGCTGTAGTTTTACACTATAAACCAAAGTTCTCTATGTTCATTTAGTATATTAAGAAAGAAACTTGGATGAGTTGTGGGGAATGGGGGGAGCATTGCAAGTCCTTTCAAGTTCACATCATTTGTTAATATGTActtgtgtttggttttttaagGTTGTTTTGAAACTCACCACTTGGTGCTGCTTGGTCATGCTTTGGCAGTGGCTggttattttccttcatttctgataAAGATGATATTTAATGTATCTTTCCTAAGTAAACTGGATGCTCAGCTTCAAGGTAGGTATCTAGCTCTCTGATGGATTTAATTATGTAGTACTTAGCATAAAAATGAAGTTGTGGACATATATGTGACTTGAGAAGTAGAATtactctttaaataaataatctcCTGGGAAGACCCCTCTGTATAATCTGGTCATTATTTGAGTGCTAAAAGAGAAGCAATAGACAAAAActtatgctttgttttaaaaatactaacaTATGTTACAGATGTTGTTTTCAGATGAGAGAAGCCCATTCAAAATTAATATTATAGTCAATTTACTGCATTCTATTTAAAAACTCTTCAGTTATTATTGGAAATAAAATTACCTGGCTGTAGTAATATTACCAGAAAAAGTCACAGACCAAAGCTCAAGAAATAATGGGGGATTCTTGTCTGCAACAGATGAGTCCCACCAGTCTCCTTTCTCTATAAGCAGGCGACTGAGTGTTCCTTTCAAATTTTGGTTGCCTTCCTCTCCACCTGTATGTTGTTTGCTATCAACGCACTGTTGCCAGATAAATGATAGAAGACAGTTTAAATTgctgctttcttctgtctttctgttgGTTCTTAACATTGAGCAAAACTggcatttctctcttttccctaaGGGATTTTGAGATTCTTTTTAAGATTCTGCAGCATAAACTTTATAAATACCATAGTATAGAGATGGCTATAAAAGAATTCTAGTCTAGTCTAGTAAAGAATTCAGAGGTAGCAATGTTGTCCAGTGTATTGGGTTTTCCACATTTCAGCTCACACCTTCTTATTTTGTTTAACTCAGTCCTGTCTGATACCTCAAAACAGAAGGTCCGCTCGTGCCTCATGAAATTGAACAGAGCAGTCTGTCTGGAATGCCCAGAGTTTCACATCCCTTGGTTTCATGAACGCTATTGCCAGCATGTCTTGTTCAAAGGTAAGTAACTCAGGAGAGGAAAAGCTGCCCTCATTACCAGTAGTAGTCTTGTTACAGCAGTCTGCTAGGCACTTCATTTGTGCTCAGGCTGTAATACTCAGACTAGTGCACAGTAGCAGCTCAGGAGGACATATGCCACTATCCATCAAGGATGTGTTCCTGAAAAGTGCAACTCTACACTGTAATATGACAGAGAGTAAAGCAATTTTTCCCATGAGAATTAATGTTAAGGGCAGGATATTTCTACATAAGAAATACTCGCAATTTAAATACACAAGGACAGTATGTATGGCATGGAGAATGGAGAGGCAGGAACAGGATTATCAGAACTGTCAACTGGATGAGGTGCGGTGTTTTCAGAATAGGTCACTTTGATCCCTACTTCATTTATGAGACTGAATGCTTGACTTAAATCTCTCAGTGTGAACATTCTTGTTGTGTTCTTTTGAACTCGTTGTCATCTTCCTCAGAAGAATCAAGATCCATCAAAGGCTGACGGACAGAGAAATAGGCTAATGGTCAAGTGTTCAGCCTCACGGGTGAAGTAGCAGAGATCTTTCAGAACAGTGACCTATTCAGAAAATCCGGCTGCCGTGAGCCCAGCATCTCCTCCGTTAATTCTTACGGGGGAGAACTGCTTTGCTCTCCATCAGACTCAGCCACTTGATCTATGAGACTGAAGATGGTTTGCAGAGCAATGTATGAAACAGTCTGCAGCAGATAAAGAAGTGGCAGATATTGTGGTATGCCTGTAATAACTAATGCACAATAACTAAATACGCATTTAACAATCTAAGCATGtttacaagcaaacaaaatccaacAGGTGAAACCTGAAAATAGTGTTTTTTGTGATATGTGAATGGGAAAAAATCCTGGGATGGAAAGTCGGGATTTATGTGAGTGTAGCTGAGCAAAAtttgctctcctttcctcttctgtccTTTCCTAACACCTTAAATACCTCGCAATTTGTGCTTAGTGGGCATCTGCCACTTTCCATCCCAAAGATGATCGCATGGTCTCTCGATTTGTGATCGAATAACATCGCTATCTGTGGAAAAGCTTTAATCTAGTAGGCTGGCTGTCAAAAATGTCACAAATTTCTATTTCAGAACTTCAGCTGTGGAAGTGTTGATATATGAACTCTTTATTTACTCTCTGTAGGCAGTAGAAGAATAAATTCACTGCGACAGCATGTTCACAGAATGCTGGCAGAGATCTTAGGAGGAAGCCATTACGCAAGAATGTCTGTTCTCACACCATACTACTATGAAATAGGTGAGCAGTTAACCTTCTAAGGATTGTTACAGATACTTCTGGTACCATTACCGCTAAGGTTAGAATGCCTCTGAGGATGCAGATTACAATGCCACAGGGTATCACAAATAAGAAATTTTGGCAATTtgtataaaatacagtattttaaagttCTGCATAATACAACAAAAAATGTTGGGTATCTCTAAtttcattattactttttttttttataaaattaaatactaTACAGatcatattcattttcttttttatcagcATACTGGAGTGTTATGTTTTCTCACAGATCTTGAATGCATTctggataaaaataaaaggcCTCTTTCCTATACGGCTGAGAATATACCTCTGGGTGATTTGGAGGGAGTACATTTGAGACATGACTTCAAGGATGCAGGAAGAAAGTCTCTACCACCAGGCGCGCAGAGGTTAGTATATGTTAGCTCTTTCCAATATAGACCAGGTTGTCGATGCTTGTATCCTAAGTCATTGTTGCAACCTGTAGgctacttatttttctgtttctttttccaaagccttTATGAGGTTTAGCCTCCCTAGTGCAGACAGGCCTTCTTGAAATCTCTGTTTCATGAGACGGGAATACCATTTTCCTCCCACCTTTTCAAATGTATGCCTTGAAAATGCCAGTTAGGCTGGTTTTGCTGTTTGAACCATACAcaaaaacaagaaggaagtggTTTTCTAAACCATGTGAAGTTCAAGCATCTCTAGATAATTGTGAGGGGGAAATACCTTATCTAGTTTCAGTGGgtggtttaatttttctttttctgtgaattgTGAGGTTTATCTACTAATAGTCTGACTGCAACTACCAATACTGAGATAGAAATACCATTTTTTGATGTTCAGGGAAAACCTGAAAGTAAAACAGAGTTTTGTTGTTTGCAGAATTGCCTTGGAATTTCTTGATCCAAAAGCTTTTAGCAAGGATTCATGTCACATGAAAGGAGAATCTGCAGTGAAAAAACGACACCTGGAAATGTTGGGGTACCGGGTAATTCAGGTGAGGAGTCACCAATGTATTGTGTCCTTAGGGACTTGTGTAGACAGTGCAAATTTATACACTTGCAACAGCTTCTTAAAGATAGTTTTCTTCTAGTAGTTAAAAGCAACTACTGGGCAAGAGCAATTTTTGTACCTTCACTTGCACCTTCACTAAAGGCAGCTACAGCAAAATTGAAGTCAGATATCTTAGACTTACCTTATTGTAGCATACTAGCAACCTCCACATAGCCTGAGTAAAGGAGAAACGGAGAAGCAGGAATTTCAGTTCAATTCACTGAACGGTTTCTACGCTGGAAAAAATGGTACATATACATTTACATTGACTGCTACAGAGCCATTTATGGCAGCTGCGAGATGGATGCTGTCTGTCTGCTAAAGTGATACTACTGTGACAGGGAAGACACGTAATGGCCAGAGTTATTTCCCACCCTCCAGTGTAGATATGCCAGGTAATGGAGGCACAATAAAGTAGTAATCTCCTATATATGTAGTTACTGTGTCACCTACTGTAGTTTTAATTAGAATTCTTCTGTAGGCCTAAGTTTGTTTTTTCAACAGGATAAACATCCTTCCTCATATCCCCTGACAGGAAATGGTATGCTACTGATACACGATTTCCACTTTGGTACCCTGATTAACATGACAAGGCTATAGTGACCTGGGATTTTTCTCTCAATTTGGGTTTCAAAGTACCTCAGGTGGAGAGGGTGTAATGGGGTTGTCACAGCTTGTGTTGCATGGGTATCTGCTTTGCATCTCTGCAACTATTACAGCTTTTTGGAAGCCAACTGaccatatttaaatgaaaaaaatgatcaGGGAGAGAAGCTAATCTTTTCAGTATTAGAGTAAGTCTAGCTTTTAGAAGGGACACAGATGATAAAATATCTTAAAAGTGGAGAATGATAGGTATCAGAGAGCCCTTTCTCAGCTGTAAAATGTTGTGGGCCTTATATCAGACAACAATAACATTAAGTTTGTATGACTTTGTCTTGCAGATTCCTCATTTTGAATGGAATTCTATGGTTTTATCAACAAAAGATGCACAGCTGGAATATCTGAAAAAGCATCTATATGAAACACAGTGATGCTGAAGACATGTAATCAGTTAAACTTCTTGTAACcctgaaatacatattttccaaAATCTCTTTATTTGTGAGTCAGCTGGACCAAGGCTTGCCAAGGGACAGCAGATATTAAGATATATAATCCTAAGTTTGTTAGGGATTGCAAAGGGCAGGTCACAACGCGCCATAAAAATGTAATAAGGATGCTTAAAATCTCTCGTTATCTGGAAGCTGTAGTTTAAGTACGTGAGTCTGTGACAATGCTTCCATAAAATGACATTATTATCTCTTAAATAAACAACATGGAGACTTGACCAGATATACACCTATCCAAACAAAAAGTTTGAAATACTATAACTatgggagagaaggcagcagaTATACTGGAAATTATCTGCCCTTCAGCACGTGACAAAACGAGCAATAGGGGCAAAGCACATCATCTCTGTACTGTGAAACCAAGAAACTGAAATGGAGGTTTACTAAGAATAGAACTGTTACTGCAGCCATTCTGTTGCCATCTTCCACAACCAATATAGTGTGGGTGATTATAATGGGGGGGGTGGTAAGGAGCCTCCAGCTGCTTGCTTTCCCTACCCTGTGATGTGGcatatgcaaaagaaaacagctgGAGCTTTCAGGAACATCTCTGCATACCCAAAAGGTAGATTAGTCCCAGAGGTCTGGCAGCCACCCTGACTCTTGAAACACCCTGTACTCCCGTTAAATGCAACTTGAAAAGAACACAACTAGGGAAAGATTGATATAATTGAAGGGTATTAAATAAGACAAGGAAGAAATAATCCTGATGTCAGACATATGTGCTCACTAGGGGCTGATACTTCATGAAACTTGCTAGTGCAGCAGTATGCGTTGGACTAGCCTGTTGTTAATAGAAGTAAAAGATCTGACATGCCTGTTCTATAAATAGGACGGTGTACTGAAGAGCAAAATTAGGCTGAAAATTGAAACCAAGAATCAAGACAAGTCTGAGAGTGATAAATACTACCTTGGTTACTGGGGGTGAAACatagcaggtttttttcctcatatctcAAAACTGTCTCCCAGTTGCAGGGCTTCCTGTGATGACACTGAGCCAAGGTTTGTATCAGGAAGCTTAAGATAAAGGGATGTAGAAGGAAGAAGTGGAACAGCCAGGAGAATGTTCATTATAGAGTATACTGTGGTAAATTGgctcattttcagaagcagtcaTGTTGTGACTACAGTTTCTATTACCTCATGATGACCACTAGCTGTGCCTATCTCTTTCACACGCATAATGCCTATAtggttttttttgccattttaataGAAGCAGTAAGCATTCCTTGAAATGCCATCTGCCTTGAAACTTGGCAGAGGTAAGTGACTATATCTCTGAATTGATCATCATGCACTTGGCTGTCGCTtgttttgattgattttttttttttagctagccagtaata is a window from the Struthio camelus isolate bStrCam1 chromosome 6, bStrCam1.hap1, whole genome shotgun sequence genome containing:
- the FASTKD1 gene encoding FAST kinase domain-containing protein 1, mitochondrial; the encoded protein is MLCLRQVCLFTLRHCQARTLSNDLLLSQINSCTHEDEVFSLIGRNKARLSEKHVGSALNVLWQLQKKRPLPLRTSNYIRNHSQFLTLRILAENKVERMENEVVVNTLYSVLRLDVEDHDSLAEVLVTEAWKRLERLSLPALSKFALCLYKQHMNFSPLIGRIAHIVDMKLDSIQDIRILSVLMISISDVISQSFRDRLLQKAEQLLEEEDEVYFNYAKRITLFLQNVKLAYHPLLEKCNKIFLKSACRLDIHNINLIFGLYEQLGFDSAEFRLVAKQLLSESIDDYNDPETFTKLFFTLGPMAGPKVRERLLVTAVAMAEGFSSHQVLVILKTMQKMKCRNSHLLRKMASILHKHLDNCSILQLVKLTQYLVLLHCHDLELFDKLKKLLLGFLKSSVIPADIAAIIRVLAMLPSFQEEEIIINKATAVLPQCRLPHLNCIATALVKWNHYDQLHWQKNTSELCAKLLQKVNDYGFQRLQKADNLDLLLEELTYVNGEWFEEVLSEETMATCQRLIDQITWANVLQFSFFLIKTNCCSASLLDRIASVTVQNIDKIHPFEIYFILYLFSILNYDPPANEEFFENCIQPLSSNLSCFETHHLVLLGHALAVAGYFPSFLIKMIFNVSFLSKLDAQLQVLSDTSKQKVRSCLMKLNRAVCLECPEFHIPWFHERYCQHVLFKGSRRINSLRQHVHRMLAEILGGSHYARMSVLTPYYYEIDLECILDKNKRPLSYTAENIPLGDLEGVHLRHDFKDAGRKSLPPGAQRIALEFLDPKAFSKDSCHMKGESAVKKRHLEMLGYRVIQIPHFEWNSMVLSTKDAQLEYLKKHLYETQ